A genomic stretch from Spongiibacter nanhainus includes:
- the ccmD gene encoding heme exporter protein CcmD, with protein sequence MDGHGSYVWFSYAVTLLVLCVAVVAPLRRQRGLKRQIASLARRPNARRPSARRQSDPE encoded by the coding sequence ATGGACGGCCACGGCAGTTATGTCTGGTTTAGCTACGCTGTGACCTTGTTGGTGTTATGCGTGGCGGTGGTAGCGCCACTGCGGCGGCAGCGCGGTTTAAAGCGACAAATAGCGTCTCTGGCACGGCGCCCGAATGCACGGCGCCCGAGTGCACGGCGGCAATCAGACCCGGAGTAG
- a CDS encoding heme ABC transporter permease: protein MGSPRWFYQFSGRLLPWLAVPALLLLVGGCVWGLAFVPPDYKQGNSFRIIYIHVPAAVVAMGAYMIMAVAGAIHLIWRMKLAAMVMKSIAPVGAMLTFLALLTGAVWGKPTWGTWWVWDARITSVLILFFLYLGVIALHQAFDNRDAAAKACAVLAIVGAVNIPIIYYSVEWWYSLHQPASIKFVGESTIHSSMLRPLMATLTGMYLFLGWAVLLYTRAEILDRERNTRWVKDLVLSSDPRGPASNKG, encoded by the coding sequence ATGGGGTCGCCGCGCTGGTTCTACCAGTTTAGCGGTCGCCTGTTGCCGTGGCTGGCGGTGCCGGCATTGCTGCTGTTGGTGGGCGGCTGCGTTTGGGGGCTTGCCTTTGTGCCGCCGGACTACAAGCAGGGCAATAGCTTTCGGATCATTTATATCCACGTGCCAGCCGCTGTGGTGGCCATGGGCGCCTATATGATTATGGCCGTTGCCGGCGCGATTCACTTGATTTGGCGAATGAAGCTGGCGGCGATGGTGATGAAGTCCATCGCGCCGGTGGGCGCCATGCTGACTTTCCTTGCGCTGCTGACTGGCGCAGTGTGGGGCAAGCCCACCTGGGGTACCTGGTGGGTCTGGGATGCCCGCATAACCTCTGTATTGATTCTGTTTTTCCTTTATCTGGGCGTTATTGCTCTGCACCAAGCTTTTGACAATCGCGACGCAGCGGCCAAAGCCTGCGCGGTACTGGCCATTGTCGGTGCAGTCAACATTCCCATCATCTATTACTCGGTGGAGTGGTGGTACAGCCTTCACCAACCCGCCAGTATCAAATTTGTCGGCGAGTCGACGATTCATTCCAGCATGTTGCGGCCGCTGATGGCGACTTTGACCGGGATGTATCTGTTTTTGGGCTGGGCCGTATTGCTGTATACCCGGGCAGAAATTCTCGATCGGGAGCGCAATACCCGCTGGGTAAAAGACTTGGTCTTAAGCAGTGATCCGCGCGGTCCCGCCAGCAATAAAGGGTAG
- the ccmB gene encoding heme exporter protein CcmB: MSPLSSLPVAMAATLRREVLVASRRGSEWANPLLFFVMVCSLFPLGLGPDPRQLANLAPGILWVVALLAAMMATEGLFRSDFEDGTLEHMLLSPLPLYGHVLAKTLAHWLLSGVPLSILSPLLAVLLQLPPTGMPALMVSLMLGSAVLSFIGAIAAALTVGLRRGGLLMSLIVLPLYIPVLIFGSSAVQSAVEGVAVLPQLAMLGVFLLLAVAFAPLAIAGGLRISCDQ, encoded by the coding sequence ATGTCGCCCTTGTCCTCTTTGCCGGTAGCAATGGCTGCTACGCTGCGCCGCGAAGTACTGGTCGCGTCCCGGCGGGGCAGTGAATGGGCCAACCCACTGCTGTTTTTTGTCATGGTGTGCTCGTTGTTTCCACTGGGTCTGGGTCCCGATCCTCGCCAGCTGGCCAATTTGGCACCGGGCATACTCTGGGTGGTGGCCCTGCTGGCAGCGATGATGGCGACTGAGGGTTTGTTTCGCAGCGATTTTGAAGATGGCACATTGGAGCATATGCTGCTCAGCCCGCTGCCGCTGTACGGCCATGTGTTGGCGAAAACACTGGCTCACTGGTTGTTAAGTGGTGTGCCGCTCAGTATCTTGTCGCCGCTGCTGGCCGTACTGTTGCAACTGCCCCCGACTGGGATGCCGGCGCTGATGGTGAGCCTGATGCTGGGCAGCGCGGTGCTGAGTTTTATTGGTGCCATTGCGGCGGCGCTTACCGTAGGGCTGCGGCGAGGTGGCTTACTCATGTCGCTGATCGTGCTGCCCTTGTATATCCCGGTGCTTATTTTTGGCAGCAGCGCCGTGCAATCAGCGGTAGAAGGGGTGGCGGTATTGCCGCAACTGGCGATGCTGGGAGTGTTTTTACTGTTGGCGGTGGCGTTTGCGCCGCTGGCTATCGCCGGTGGTCTGCGTATCAGCTGCGATCAGTAG
- the ccmA gene encoding cytochrome c biogenesis heme-transporting ATPase CcmA translates to MAADAVLVLDRLSSERDDVPLFTELSLTMGAGDVVQLAGPNGSGKTTLLRILMGLSSQYQGNISWRGTAMPKGRVEFLADTLYLGHNAGVKAALTPLENLRWTGALCSPVDDNAIFAALEKVGLAGYEHQPCYALSAGQQRRVSLARLFCSPASLWVLDEPFTAIDLAGVAEIESWIDQHAESGGMVLLTTHHSLSLSRPPRVLSLEAQ, encoded by the coding sequence TTGGCCGCTGACGCTGTACTGGTACTGGATCGGCTCTCTAGCGAGCGGGACGACGTGCCCCTGTTTACCGAACTATCCCTGACCATGGGGGCGGGTGATGTGGTGCAACTGGCCGGCCCAAATGGCAGCGGCAAGACCACACTGCTGCGGATTTTGATGGGGCTCTCAAGCCAGTATCAAGGCAACATATCATGGCGCGGCACGGCGATGCCGAAGGGGCGGGTCGAATTTCTGGCCGACACCCTCTACCTCGGCCATAACGCCGGAGTGAAAGCGGCGCTAACGCCTCTGGAAAACCTGCGCTGGACCGGCGCTCTGTGTTCACCTGTTGACGACAATGCGATTTTTGCAGCGCTGGAAAAGGTCGGCTTGGCGGGCTACGAGCACCAGCCCTGTTATGCCTTGTCGGCCGGCCAGCAGCGCCGGGTTAGTCTCGCCAGGTTGTTCTGCTCGCCGGCCTCGCTATGGGTGTTGGACGAACCATTCACCGCCATTGATCTGGCTGGCGTCGCTGAAATAGAAAGCTGGATAGATCAGCACGCCGAGTCCGGAGGAATGGTGCTGTTGACGACCCATCACAGCTTGTCGCTGTCCCGTCCGCCTCGGGTTTTGTCGTTGGAGGCGCAGTAA
- a CDS encoding Hpt domain-containing protein — protein sequence MNGAEHDGLLTIFLAEAEELLELLHEQLAELRYGVDGQRLLNDLHRSFDTIQSGAAVMKLSPLSELAGCCERVIERLRRRRLPMTPRVFSLLDAAARELENMVQALAVGNTIKSDTQSLQQQLLESIEEGRSRVPETSVEGSVGDPLEQFFESPAAPPESTALQTSPQGPASSHSTSQPLRSSDPTLVVSQSEPVAQPLSLGAAAADAGEDWRPLKAASSGTIKPLPALSRSTVSSSPPPRWRQLSRAAIQAHRDRDSDALRAALEDLAEWLDRH from the coding sequence GTGAACGGAGCAGAGCACGATGGGCTGTTAACCATATTTCTGGCCGAGGCCGAAGAGCTGTTAGAGCTGCTGCACGAGCAACTGGCAGAGCTCCGCTACGGGGTAGACGGCCAACGTTTGTTAAACGACCTCCACCGCAGTTTTGATACCATCCAAAGCGGGGCAGCGGTCATGAAGTTGTCGCCCTTATCGGAGTTGGCGGGCTGTTGCGAACGGGTGATAGAGCGCCTCAGGCGACGCCGTTTGCCGATGACGCCGAGGGTGTTCTCGCTGCTGGATGCCGCTGCCAGAGAGCTGGAAAATATGGTGCAGGCCCTTGCGGTAGGCAACACGATCAAAAGCGATACCCAGTCATTGCAGCAGCAGCTGTTGGAAAGCATCGAAGAAGGCCGCAGTCGGGTGCCGGAAACCAGCGTTGAAGGCAGCGTTGGTGACCCGCTGGAGCAATTTTTTGAATCGCCAGCAGCACCGCCTGAATCGACCGCACTGCAAACTTCGCCGCAAGGCCCTGCATCTAGCCATTCGACCAGCCAGCCTCTGCGTTCTTCCGACCCCACACTCGTTGTCAGCCAGTCTGAGCCGGTTGCACAGCCCCTGTCACTTGGCGCGGCGGCAGCTGACGCTGGTGAGGATTGGCGGCCTCTGAAAGCCGCCAGTTCGGGAACCATCAAACCCTTGCCCGCGCTGTCCCGGTCGACCGTTTCCAGCTCGCCACCACCCCGTTGGCGGCAACTCTCCCGTGCGGCGATTCAGGCACACCGAGACCGAGATAGCGATGCCTTAAGGGCGGCACTGGAAGACCTGGCTGAGTGGCTGGATCGCCACTGA
- a CDS encoding response regulator, with translation MSRRGLQSPDPFDDALPGEERRRRASCLADARLLLVEGDAAARRNTREVLMALGLHRVIEAEDGLAALTMLQNRHLDVILAAQDSPGLSGLSLTRALRNDSRLSTVPVLLMVSSASAVLVRQAAELGVNSVLVWPYKPSVLEQKLSEALGLPPQTEGTS, from the coding sequence ATGTCGCGCCGAGGCTTGCAATCTCCCGACCCCTTTGACGATGCCTTGCCCGGCGAGGAGCGCCGCCGGCGGGCCAGTTGCCTGGCCGACGCGCGCTTACTGCTGGTAGAAGGGGACGCCGCCGCCCGTCGCAATACCCGGGAGGTACTGATGGCGTTGGGGCTGCACCGGGTTATTGAGGCGGAAGACGGCCTCGCTGCACTGACCATGCTGCAAAATCGACACCTGGACGTCATCCTGGCGGCGCAAGACAGCCCGGGGCTCAGCGGCTTGTCATTGACCCGGGCGCTGCGCAATGACAGCCGGCTTAGCACCGTTCCGGTGTTGTTGATGGTGTCCAGCGCCAGTGCGGTACTGGTACGACAGGCCGCCGAGCTTGGCGTTAACAGTGTGCTGGTGTGGCCCTATAAGCCCTCAGTGCTGGAGCAAAAGCTCAGCGAAGCGCTGGGGCTGCCGCCGCAGACGGAGGGGACGTCGTGA
- a CDS encoding MinD/ParA family ATP-binding protein yields MSRTVQVVAVTGGKGGVGKTTLAVNTAIALAETGQRVAILDADFGLANVDVMLDLPPGATIEDVLEGRAELRDIVRLGPAGVRVIPGASGTRRLTKLSELEHSSLVSAFDAIADQLDILLVDTAAGIGDQVVNFANASREVLVVLCNDPSSFADAYALIKVLWRDFGRQRFRVVANMVASEQEGRDLVDKLDAVCQQFLPVSLLYAGTVPMDDALREAVRQQQPVLLQSPGSASALAIRKLAETLATWPVATRSRGQLEFFVDQLLAG; encoded by the coding sequence GTGAGTCGGACGGTGCAGGTTGTGGCGGTGACCGGCGGCAAAGGCGGGGTAGGCAAAACCACCCTGGCCGTGAATACCGCCATCGCCCTGGCGGAGACTGGCCAGCGAGTGGCGATACTGGATGCCGATTTCGGTCTTGCCAATGTCGATGTGATGTTGGATCTGCCGCCGGGTGCCACAATCGAGGATGTGCTGGAGGGTCGCGCCGAGCTTCGGGATATTGTGCGTTTAGGTCCCGCAGGGGTAAGGGTCATACCTGGCGCCTCTGGTACTCGCCGGTTAACCAAGCTCAGCGAGCTGGAGCACAGTTCACTGGTGAGCGCCTTTGATGCCATTGCCGACCAGCTGGATATACTTCTGGTGGACACAGCGGCGGGGATTGGTGACCAAGTGGTCAATTTCGCCAACGCCAGTCGCGAGGTGTTAGTGGTACTGTGCAATGATCCCTCGTCCTTTGCCGACGCCTATGCGCTGATAAAAGTATTGTGGCGGGATTTTGGCCGACAGCGGTTTCGAGTGGTGGCCAACATGGTTGCCAGTGAGCAGGAAGGGCGGGATTTGGTCGACAAACTGGATGCGGTGTGCCAGCAGTTTTTGCCCGTCAGTCTGCTCTATGCAGGTACGGTTCCAATGGATGACGCACTGCGAGAGGCGGTCCGGCAACAGCAGCCAGTGCTGTTGCAGTCTCCGGGAAGCGCCTCTGCTCTGGCGATTCGCAAGCTCGCAGAAACGCTGGCAACGTGGCCGGTGGCGACCCGCTCCAGGGGGCAGCTGGAATTTTTTGTCGACCAGCTGCTCGCCGGATGA
- the fliN gene encoding flagellar motor switch protein FliN codes for MQDNEQARSGDGIANQRLRERSTSTPELDRVLDIPVNLTLEVGGTELPIRELLELQQGAVVELAKQAGDPLDVKVNGTLIARGEVVVVDDRLGVRLTEVVSAAERLQSLR; via the coding sequence ATGCAGGATAACGAACAAGCGCGCTCTGGCGACGGTATTGCCAATCAGCGACTGCGTGAACGCTCTACTTCGACGCCGGAGTTGGACCGGGTGCTGGATATCCCCGTCAATCTGACACTGGAAGTGGGGGGGACCGAACTGCCGATCCGAGAGCTGCTGGAGCTGCAGCAGGGGGCGGTGGTGGAGCTTGCGAAGCAGGCCGGCGACCCCTTGGACGTTAAAGTGAACGGCACACTGATTGCCCGGGGCGAAGTGGTGGTAGTGGATGACCGCCTGGGGGTACGTTTGACTGAAGTCGTCAGCGCCGCTGAGCGACTGCAGTCGCTGCGCTGA
- a CDS encoding flagellar motor switch protein FliM — MTESLLSQNEIDALLQQLKSPAGASSLSAQQTVAAPQRYDLSRRRRPSRQGLPGLAHICRRFAEGFTEQLHNLVGPHVEVSLLEIQTLPFGEYLHSLYVPTSLNVMDLSPLPGSAIVAMDARMVFRLLERFFGGGGRYDSQPGRRFSRAEERLVAQLLPRLNESLNAAWRPVMQSHFHFVDQHTNPAMVRVADRGETAVVCRFLCSDVVSGDSECHLVIPEASLQPVRERLARRGAAQQRHADPVWTETLRRGVLDSAVPTRCTVAERQTTLRAVTELAVGDVISLGSRDRSLLTAAGIPVARGQLGVKDGQLALEVHSLIELGEGQNSTGGQHYAG; from the coding sequence ATGACTGAAAGCTTGTTATCGCAAAACGAAATAGATGCCTTACTCCAGCAACTGAAATCTCCCGCTGGTGCATCGTCTTTGTCTGCGCAGCAAACCGTCGCCGCGCCCCAACGCTACGACCTGAGTCGGCGCCGGCGTCCATCTAGGCAGGGTTTGCCCGGCTTGGCGCATATCTGTCGGCGCTTTGCCGAAGGCTTTACCGAGCAGTTGCACAACCTGGTCGGGCCCCATGTGGAAGTGAGTTTGCTGGAAATTCAAACGCTTCCCTTTGGCGAATATCTACACTCCCTGTATGTTCCCACTAGTCTCAATGTTATGGACTTGTCACCATTGCCTGGCAGTGCAATTGTCGCCATGGATGCCCGCATGGTGTTTCGCTTGCTGGAACGATTTTTTGGTGGCGGCGGACGCTACGACAGTCAACCGGGCCGGCGCTTTAGCCGAGCCGAGGAGCGACTGGTGGCGCAATTGCTGCCCCGCCTCAACGAATCCTTGAACGCCGCGTGGCGGCCGGTGATGCAGAGCCATTTCCACTTCGTCGATCAACATACCAACCCGGCAATGGTGAGAGTCGCAGATCGGGGGGAGACCGCGGTGGTCTGCCGTTTCCTGTGCAGTGATGTGGTTAGCGGTGACAGCGAGTGCCATCTGGTGATTCCCGAGGCCAGTCTGCAACCGGTTAGAGAACGCCTGGCCCGGCGCGGTGCCGCGCAGCAACGCCACGCCGACCCGGTATGGACGGAAACCCTGCGCCGGGGAGTGCTGGACAGTGCAGTACCCACCCGGTGCACAGTGGCTGAGCGTCAAACAACACTGCGGGCGGTGACCGAGCTGGCCGTTGGCGATGTCATCAGCTTGGGTAGCCGCGATCGATCCTTGCTGACTGCCGCTGGCATCCCCGTGGCGCGGGGGCAATTGGGCGTTAAAGATGGGCAGCTCGCCCTGGAAGTTCACTCCCTCATTGAATTGGGCGAAGGTCAAAACAGCACAGGCGGACAACACTATGCAGGATAA
- a CDS encoding Hpt domain-containing protein: MLVIDTALLEELRDVMDDEFVELVDAFESDTRHRFGLLEQAIAAEDSESLRTTAHSMKGGAMGMGAVGLSRRFRGLELRGRESSFRDIDVELENAKRSFDETLGQLRDWMRRH, from the coding sequence ATGCTAGTGATAGATACCGCACTGTTAGAGGAACTGCGTGACGTGATGGACGATGAATTTGTCGAGTTGGTGGATGCTTTTGAAAGCGATACTCGACACCGCTTTGGTCTATTGGAACAGGCGATTGCCGCGGAGGACTCTGAATCTCTACGCACCACTGCGCACTCCATGAAGGGCGGCGCCATGGGCATGGGTGCAGTGGGTTTATCGCGGCGTTTTCGCGGGCTGGAACTCCGAGGGCGAGAAAGCAGCTTCCGGGATATCGATGTTGAGCTGGAAAATGCCAAGCGGAGCTTTGACGAAACCCTGGGTCAGCTCAGAGACTGGATGCGCCGGCACTAA
- a CDS encoding FliG C-terminal domain-containing protein → MTESASSGAVLRPPVSAMTTSRYMALPAMSLLVLALSFAALLWGLAAIESPGRQMRADDDTSRRELHLESRAKALLADSIAPRDLSVSVILEAHTNRDSSVHVLVRVKETTLQGQNSDQLYQTLWKGLALNAERGDSLEVIAAPFNRQLVRLIPALLAQLVGIVGFLGAAAVLVRWGFVTLRPRGGAADFNQQLQQVRGIASEQPARLAAVLRHWLSAEAGSEARQMDIDPLVAEEASQLLLALPEADAANVIKRLPPGLVQPLAARMVDTATPGSAELRSILARVVDDLEVFGDVASGDNIDIFKLLSSAIGPEQAKLVHQSLAIKSPLPNIQRLKWLGASAVVDIIAEEHPQVQTVVIAALPAEQASAVVLGLDEERRVDVLARLADLQSLSTAAFEELDALIGEQLKNTNRPVKQPVEGQQLAANLLNRLDSADEAALLQGLRSRHPDSAGQVENHLFGFDQLAQLTRGDLRSILESVNNETVATALSGATAAVSSRILDALLVERRPAVRAMLSKNKPRASDLQLAREELVLVARRMAESGEIALDSRPVESF, encoded by the coding sequence ATGACAGAGTCTGCATCTTCCGGGGCGGTATTGAGGCCCCCGGTGTCGGCCATGACTACCTCCAGGTACATGGCCCTGCCAGCAATGAGTTTGCTGGTATTGGCCCTGTCCTTTGCTGCCCTTTTGTGGGGGCTCGCGGCCATCGAATCCCCAGGCCGTCAAATGCGCGCCGACGACGACACTAGCCGCCGCGAGTTACATTTGGAATCCCGAGCCAAGGCTCTGCTTGCCGATTCCATCGCGCCCCGGGATCTGTCGGTATCGGTCATCCTCGAAGCTCACACCAACCGGGATTCCTCTGTGCACGTGTTGGTGCGGGTAAAAGAGACCACGTTACAGGGTCAGAATTCCGATCAGCTTTATCAAACACTGTGGAAAGGGCTGGCGCTGAACGCCGAGCGCGGCGATTCACTGGAGGTGATAGCTGCACCTTTTAACCGTCAGTTGGTTAGATTGATACCGGCTCTGCTGGCTCAGCTTGTTGGAATTGTGGGGTTTCTCGGTGCCGCTGCCGTTCTGGTGCGCTGGGGCTTTGTAACACTCCGCCCTAGAGGAGGCGCCGCAGATTTTAACCAACAATTGCAACAGGTTCGTGGCATTGCCAGCGAACAACCAGCGCGGTTGGCGGCGGTGCTGCGCCACTGGCTTAGCGCTGAGGCGGGCAGTGAGGCCCGGCAGATGGATATCGACCCCCTGGTCGCGGAGGAGGCGAGTCAATTGCTATTGGCTCTGCCTGAGGCCGACGCGGCCAATGTGATCAAGCGATTACCGCCGGGTTTGGTGCAACCGCTGGCGGCCCGCATGGTGGATACCGCCACACCGGGGAGTGCGGAACTGCGCAGCATCCTTGCTAGAGTTGTCGACGATTTGGAGGTCTTTGGCGATGTGGCGTCCGGCGACAACATCGATATTTTTAAGCTGTTGTCTTCCGCCATCGGCCCAGAACAGGCCAAGTTGGTTCACCAAAGTCTGGCCATAAAATCTCCGCTGCCCAATATTCAGCGGCTAAAATGGCTGGGGGCATCGGCCGTGGTGGATATCATTGCCGAAGAGCACCCCCAGGTTCAGACGGTGGTGATTGCTGCACTGCCAGCTGAGCAGGCCAGCGCGGTGGTGCTGGGCTTGGATGAAGAGCGCCGGGTTGATGTCCTGGCAAGGCTCGCCGATCTTCAGTCCCTGTCCACCGCCGCCTTTGAGGAACTGGATGCCCTGATTGGAGAGCAGCTGAAAAATACCAACCGGCCGGTAAAACAACCGGTAGAAGGCCAACAGCTTGCGGCAAATCTGCTAAATCGACTGGATAGTGCCGATGAGGCGGCACTGCTTCAGGGCTTGCGCAGCCGCCACCCCGACAGTGCCGGACAGGTCGAAAACCACCTGTTTGGTTTTGATCAATTGGCGCAGCTGACCCGCGGTGATTTACGCAGCATACTGGAATCCGTAAACAATGAGACGGTGGCTACAGCGCTCAGTGGCGCGACAGCCGCAGTGAGCAGCCGTATTCTCGATGCCTTGCTGGTGGAGCGTCGTCCCGCCGTTAGGGCCATGCTCAGTAAGAACAAGCCAAGGGCCAGTGATCTCCAGCTCGCCAGAGAAGAACTGGTTCTGGTGGCGAGAAGGATGGCGGAGTCGGGGGAGATTGCCCTGGATAGCCGCCCAGTAGAAAGCTTTTAA
- the ttcA gene encoding tRNA 2-thiocytidine(32) synthetase TtcA, translating to MSTLPKLEFNKLQKRLRRHTGQAIEDYRMIEEGDRIMVCLSGGKDSYTMLDILMNLQRSAPVRFELVAVNMDQKQPGFPVEVLPNFLDTLGIEYYIVNKDTYSIVKEKIPEGKTTCGLCSRLRRGTLYGFAEEIGANKIALGHHKDDIVQTLFLNMFYGSRMAAMPPKLLSDDGRNVIIRPLAYCREKDIEQFAAYKEFPIIPCNLCGSQENLQRQNIKQMLQGWEKQDASRIEKIFTAMQNIAPSQMADPALFNFADLAVERHGERPATPFDAHQQVDRGGPAANAGPSSQFIEVKHIL from the coding sequence ATGTCCACACTGCCCAAACTGGAATTCAACAAGTTGCAGAAGCGCCTTCGCCGCCACACCGGGCAGGCGATTGAGGACTATCGGATGATCGAGGAGGGCGATCGCATCATGGTATGTCTGTCCGGCGGTAAGGACAGCTATACCATGTTGGATATTCTGATGAATCTGCAGCGCAGTGCACCGGTGCGTTTTGAGCTGGTGGCGGTGAATATGGACCAAAAGCAACCGGGCTTTCCCGTGGAGGTGCTGCCGAACTTCCTGGATACTCTGGGTATCGAGTACTACATCGTCAACAAAGATACCTACTCCATAGTTAAAGAGAAAATTCCCGAGGGGAAAACCACCTGCGGCCTGTGCTCCCGCCTGCGACGAGGAACCTTGTACGGCTTTGCCGAGGAGATCGGTGCCAACAAGATTGCCTTGGGGCATCACAAAGACGACATCGTTCAGACGCTGTTTCTAAATATGTTCTATGGCTCACGCATGGCGGCCATGCCCCCTAAACTGTTGTCTGATGACGGCCGCAACGTGATCATCCGACCTCTGGCTTACTGTCGGGAAAAAGACATTGAGCAATTCGCGGCCTACAAGGAGTTTCCCATTATTCCCTGTAACCTGTGTGGCTCACAGGAAAACCTACAGCGTCAAAACATAAAACAAATGCTGCAGGGCTGGGAAAAGCAGGACGCCAGCCGCATCGAGAAGATATTCACCGCGATGCAGAATATCGCTCCGTCCCAGATGGCGGACCCCGCGCTGTTCAATTTTGCGGATCTGGCCGTAGAGCGCCACGGCGAGCGACCCGCTACACCGTTTGATGCCCACCAACAGGTGGACCGTGGCGGCCCCGCTGCCAATGCTGGCCCAAGTAGCCAGTTTATTGAGGTCAAACACATCCTGTAA
- a CDS encoding malate dehydrogenase, which yields MKQPVRVTVTGAAGQIGYALLFRIASGAMLGDDQPVILQLLDITPALDALQGVKMELEDCAFPLLADVVCTDDPNVGFKDSDYALLVGARPRGPGMERKDLLEANAAIFSVQGKAIDQHASKDIKVLVVGNPANTNALITQRNAPSINPRNFTAMTRLDHNRAMTQIAQKTGKTVNDVTNMTIWGNHSATQYPDLFNTKVDGKTASDLVDQEWLENDFIPTVQQRGAAIIKARGASSAASAANAAIDHVRSWALGTEGDDWVSMGVYSDGSYGIEEGLIYSFPCRCNNGDWEIVQGLPVNDFSRGKMDATAQELAEERDGVKHLLP from the coding sequence ATGAAACAACCAGTTCGCGTCACCGTCACCGGTGCGGCCGGCCAGATTGGCTACGCACTGCTTTTCCGTATCGCATCCGGCGCTATGTTGGGCGACGACCAGCCCGTTATCCTGCAACTACTGGATATCACTCCGGCTCTGGATGCCCTGCAGGGTGTCAAGATGGAACTGGAAGATTGTGCCTTCCCATTGCTGGCGGACGTTGTCTGCACCGACGATCCCAATGTCGGCTTTAAAGACAGTGACTATGCCCTGCTGGTTGGCGCGCGTCCCCGCGGTCCTGGCATGGAGCGCAAAGACTTGCTGGAAGCCAATGCGGCAATCTTCTCTGTTCAAGGCAAAGCCATTGATCAGCATGCCAGCAAAGACATCAAAGTATTGGTCGTGGGCAACCCCGCCAACACCAACGCATTGATTACCCAGCGCAACGCCCCCTCCATCAATCCCCGTAACTTCACGGCGATGACGCGTCTGGACCACAACCGTGCGATGACCCAAATTGCTCAGAAAACCGGCAAAACTGTCAACGACGTGACCAACATGACAATCTGGGGCAACCACTCTGCCACCCAATACCCTGACCTGTTCAACACCAAGGTTGACGGCAAAACCGCCTCTGACCTGGTTGACCAAGAGTGGTTGGAAAACGACTTCATCCCCACCGTGCAGCAGCGCGGCGCAGCCATCATCAAGGCACGGGGCGCCTCTTCAGCCGCCTCCGCAGCCAACGCGGCCATTGATCACGTGCGCAGCTGGGCGCTGGGCACCGAAGGTGACGACTGGGTATCCATGGGTGTCTATAGCGATGGCAGCTACGGCATCGAAGAAGGCTTGATCTACTCATTCCCCTGCCGCTGCAACAATGGCGACTGGGAAATCGTGCAGGGTCTGCCCGTTAACGATTTCAGCCGCGGCAAAATGGACGCCACTGCCCAAGAGCTGGCAGAAGAGCGCGACGGCGTTAAACACCTGCTGCCCTAA